In the Candidatus Sysuiplasma jiujiangense genome, TCAGCACTCCTTTCGCGATCCTTCTCTTCTCCATATCTTCAAATGCGTCCTTCCATCTGTCCAGGCTGTACTGCCTGACAATCCTTTCGGGATTCAGCTTTTTTGTTGTGAACAGCCTTAGCACTCTCTCCCATGTCTCCCAGTTGTGGCTGAATGACCCATGCAGTTCGACAGCCTTTGCAACAATCTGGTCAAGGTTAAACCCTGGAACGTCCGGACCCCAGCCAACCTTTACAATCCTTCCACCTGGCCGGATAACATCAAGCGCAGTCTTGAGCGTCGCACTGACTCCCGAGGCGTCAACAACCACATCCACACCATCGCCCCAGCCGGAATGACTCAGTGCCTCCACAGCCGCACGCGCATTGTCGAAAATCATGTTCGCACCTATTTCCAAGGCGGTTTTGAGCCGTTCAGCGTCTGAAGGCACACCGAGCATTGCAATGGCCGCTGGGGATCTGAGCGTCGCAACCTGAAGGCAGAAGAGTCCTATAGGACCCGGACCGATTATGAGAACGCTGTCGGCAGGTTCTATTTTTCCTATCGTGGAAGTGGCGTTGAAGGCCACACAGCTCGGTTCTGTCAGCGCAGCGGTTACATTGCTTACTGCGTCGGGCACCTTGTGGAGTATCTCCTCCCTTGCAATCAGGTATTCAGCCATTCCGCCGTCTGTTAGAGCGCCGAAGCCAATCCTGCTCGAGCAGAGGTTGTAATTTCCCTTCCTGCAGTTATAGCATC is a window encoding:
- a CDS encoding zinc-binding dehydrogenase, which codes for MKAIVSESHGQGKVVLKEVRDPGEPGKTEVRLKMKAVGVCGSDIHVYNGTESYPRKEPVILGHELMGIVDKTGSEVRNFKTGDRVVCETAFHVCGRCYNCRKGNYNLCSSRIGFGALTDGGMAEYLIAREEILHKVPDAVSNVTAALTEPSCVAFNATSTIGKIEPADSVLIIGPGPIGLFCLQVATLRSPAAIAMLGVPSDAERLKTALEIGANMIFDNARAAVEALSHSGWGDGVDVVVDASGVSATLKTALDVIRPGGRIVKVGWGPDVPGFNLDQIVAKAVELHGSFSHNWETWERVLRLFTTKKLNPERIVRQYSLDRWKDAFEDMEKRRIAKGVLML